The following are encoded together in the Panicum virgatum strain AP13 chromosome 6K, P.virgatum_v5, whole genome shotgun sequence genome:
- the LOC120711527 gene encoding phenolic glucoside malonyltransferase 1-like yields the protein MGEAGAAGAAVRVLAVSRVAPADDAGSGGGAGEARVKLSFFDTAWVVLPPIQRVFLYDLPGGDGADEFPAAVRRLKDALAATLALYRPLAGNLAYVAETGDVVVDCAAGGDPGVAFVEAEAAAPDDDGGGGMDVRRLAGDEAHDIPAFLALVPGHDTRVLPAPVLSVQATRLPGGRGLALGLSVHHAVADGQAVWRFVGAWAAAAREGSPVTKVLGPPHYDRAAVHVPNGDEFAREMLRKVAPNLPVTNTAMDYDFSQRFRLGRRTFYLAADDIRSLKHRIDALAAANDAAAGDSATTTTTKKKKPVSTFVALAALGWTAFVRAKALAAGDDTYLVFLADLRARLDPPVGDGYLGNCIKGCLAMADAGDLLGGDRGLLAACRAIQAAVAEMEAAPLAGTERWLQRMMTLPFQRLCNVAASPRFRVYEASDFGFGRPARVELVSMNHDGEMVLVGGREDGEVQVSVSLDPARMEEFKAHVLGHRSAAPAAAS from the exons ATGGgcgaggccggcgcggcgggggcggcggtgcgggTGCTCGCGGTGTCGCGCGTCGCGCCGGCTGATGATgctgggagcggcggcggcgccggcgaggcgcgggTGAAGCTGTCCTTCTTCGACACGGCGTGGGTCGTGCTGCCGCCCATCCAGCGGGTCTTCCTCTACGACCTgccaggcggcgacggcgcggacgAGTTCCctgcggcggtgaggcggctcaAGGACGCCCTCGCCGCCACGCTGGCGCTCTACCGCCCGCTGGCCGGGAACCTCGCCTACGTCGCCGAGACCGGGGACGTCGTCGTGGactgcgccgccggcggcgaccccgGGGTGGCCTTCGTcgaggccgaggcggcggcgcccgacgacgacggcggcggcggcatggacgTGCGCCGGCTGGCGGGCGACGAGGCGCACGACATCCCGGCGTTCCTGGCCCTCGTCCCGGGCCACGACACCAGGGTGCTCCCGGCGCCCGTGCTGTCCGTGCAGGccacgcgcctccccggcggccgcggcctcgcgCTGGGGCTCTCCGTGCaccacgccgtcgccgacggCCAGGCCGTCTGGCGCTTCGTCGGcgcgtgggccgccgccgcgcgcgagggGTCGCCGGTCACCAAGGTGCTCGGCCCGCCGCACTACGACCGGGCGGCCGTCCACGTCCCCAACGGCGACGAGTTCGCCCGCGAGATGCTCAGGAAGGTCGCGCCTAACCTCCCCGTG ACCAACACGGCGATGGACTACGACTTCAGCCAGCGCTTCCGGCTGGGCCGCCGCACCTtctacctcgccgccgacgacatCCGGTCCCTGAAGCACCGCATCgatgcgctcgccgccgccaacgatgctgccgccggcgacagcgccaccaccaccaccaccaagaagaagaagccggTGTCGACGTTCGTGGCGCTGGCGGCGCTGGGCTGGACGGCGTTCGTGCGCGCCAAGGCTCTCGCCGCCGGGGACGACACGTACCTGGTCTTCCTGGCGGACCTGCGCGCGCGGCTGGACCCGCCCGTGGGCGACGGCTACCTCGGCAACTGCATCAAGGGGTGCCTAGCGATGGCCGACGCCGGGGACCTcctcggcggcgaccgcgggctCCTGGCCGCGTGCCGGGCCAtccaggcggcggtggcggagatggaggcggcgccgcTGGCCGGCACGGAGCGGTGGCTCCAGAGGATGATGACGCTGCCGTTCCAGCGGCTGTGCAACGTGGCGGCGAGCCCGCGGTTCCGCGTGTACGAGGCGTCGGACTTCGGGTtcgggcggccggcgcgcgtggagcttgTGTCCATGAACCACGACGGGGAGATGGTGCTCGTCGGCGGAAGGGAGGACGGCGAGGTGCAGGTGTCCGTGTCGCTGGACCCCGCGCGCATGGAGGAGTTCAAGGCGCACGTCCTCGGCCACCGCTCcgccgctccggcggcggcgagctga
- the LOC120713886 gene encoding uncharacterized protein LOC120713886 isoform X1 — MAVFVQYFNDDHKLNTENIYDRNKVAFTPFLVEKLMLDAKTYIPESNEPELTRINEQMDIANADLLLFPLILNEHWILICINYLVKKVHFFDPAIRASNSESVLPANSIKFATNNVVINFQRTCKVAEIFDRDLQNYELQVPRCPKHSNSPFQKFDSGIFAMLLMYNWNGSVIKIFDHTEATKFRKLIAYKLMNSDLNEAAIKNNQTEDQPLYLLFHPPTEILLFGIAVAIKICVKTNVICTQVKLGFFLRVV; from the exons ATGGCAGTTTTTGTGCAATACTTCAATGATGATCACAAGCTTAATACTGAAAACATTTATGATCGTAACAAAGTTGCTTTCACACCTTTTTTAGTG gaaaaactcatgcttgatgctaAGACATATATTCCAGAGTCCAATGAGCCAGAACTGACAAGGATCAATGAACAAATGGACATCGCAAATGCTGATCTG TTATTGTTCCCCTTGATACTCAATGAACATTGGATCCTCATATGCATCAACTACCTTGTCAAGAAAGTCCACTTTTTTGATCCAGCAATTCGAGCTTCAAACTCTGAATCCGTATTGCCTGCAAATTCAATAAAATTTGCTACAAACAATGTG GTTATCAATTTCCAAAGAACTTGCAAAGTTGCTGAAATTTTTGACAGAGACTTGCAGAATTATGAATTACAAGTTCCAAGATGTCCAAAGCACTCCAACTCACCATTTCAAAA GTTTGATTCAGGCATCTTTGCTATGCTGCTTATGTACAACTGGAATGGTTCGGTGATTAAGATATTTGACCAC ACTGAAGCAACTAAATTCAGGAAGCTCATCgcttacaagttgatgaattcaGATCTTAATGAAGCTGCAATAAAGAACAACCAAACCGAAGATCAGCCTTTATATCTTCTATTCCATCCCCCTACAGAAATTTTGCTTTTTGGGATAGCTGTagcaatcaaaatatgtgtCAAAACTAATGTAATCTGTACCCAAGTTAAACTTGGATTTTTTTTGAGGGTGGTATAA
- the LOC120713191 gene encoding protein FAR1-RELATED SEQUENCE 9-like: MGGDLIDARLGFSRTSDLEIETSKSTKVCLSGSINSVTAATRHEYETSLKNQDPDVYDLNPITKDTGLEDSSMQKTTNIGKKFESVVSELKKKLDDNASSRNDVSAQSDMVNQSDPMIAIADIYNEERCELAGLYNDGEHYDSEDSAEGGFLTDEEGEDAVAEDEEYLFPNPDEAEGTKKPEIGMSFDTLDDAHRFVNIYGYMTVEEKKFSRILQEARIKPRRIMQIFRKMKGSFKNMNFGRTQLKNLKQADRKQKMRNTDIDSTMNYVKKMQKQHPGFYYTMRTDDDNTVRSIFWTDASSRLNYKLYGDFISFDTTFSTNKYNMPFAPLVGINGHGRTVVFGYALLENQTAETFSWLFNVLLEVMDGRRPEIIITDQDAAMKKAIFEVFGTEVHRNCFWHIMRNARENLGTLLKDIENLGKRIREAYFMDVFCPFIKTTGRSESTNSSFKDYVLRKDSIETFLQQCEIFQEEQAEIERRDRFESNVQEPVFASMQMIERHAAEVYTGSIYLKFQKEVHNSGAYSIEEVEKDVKYNVHRLIQHKDIEFYRKTFTIEVDQNYNSFNCICKKYNMDGIVCCHVLRLFTQLGIHKIPDNYIKQRWTKSYLEEELKRHKLKGLEQIVDCGDDPIFRHAMMMNSLSEMCSKVCKDSERSEKFMKEVQMIFDRMECEENASQSTDLVVYKDPAIVEAVSVDKGHRLCRPAEKSSMQKIQKEKAAKEKAAKMKENATPKKKQISKQPPKKKARQKQMLVK, from the exons ATGGGGGGCGATTTGATTGATGCAAGATTGGGCTTCAGTCGAACATCAGATTTGGAGATTGAAACTTCGAAATCTACAAAG GTATGTTTATCTGGTTCAATCAACAGTGTTACAGCTGCGACAAGGCATGAATATGAAACTAGCTTAAAGAATCAGGATCCAGATGTTTATGATTTGAATCCAATAACCAAG GATACTGGATTGGAAGACTCTTCTATGCAGAAAACAACAAATATTGGAAAGAAGTTTGAGAGTGTGGTATCTGAACTAAagaag AAGTTGGATGATAATGCAAGTTCAAGAAATGATGTTTCAGCACAGAGTGATATGGTGAACCAATCG GATCCCATGATTGCAATTGCTGATATCTATAATGAGGAAAGATGTGAATTAGCTGGCTTGTACAATGATGGAGAGCACTATGATTCAGAG GATTCCgcagagggtggttttctaacaGATGAAGAAGGGGAAGATGCTGTTGCCGAAGATGAAGAATATTTGTTTCCCAACCCAGATGAGGCTGAAGGTACCAAGAAACCAGAGATTGGAATGAGTTTTGACACGCTGGATGATGCTCACAGATTCGTGAATATATATGG ATATATGACTGTTGAGGAGAAAAAATTTTCAAGAATTCTCCAAGAAGCTAGAATAAAGCCAAGGAGAATAATGCAAATATTTAGAAAGATGAAAGGCAGCTTCAAGAACATGAATTTTGGGAGAACACAGCTTAAAAATCTGAAGCAAGCTGATAGAAAGCAAAAGATGAGAAATACAGATATAGATAGCACCATGAACTACGTGAAGAAAATGCAAAAGCAACATCCTGGTTTCTACTACACTATGAGAACAGATGACGACAACACGGTTAGAAGTATTTTCTGGACTGATGCGTCTTCAAGACTAAACTACAAGCTGTATGGAGATTTCATTTCTTTTGATACTACTTTCAGCACAAATAAGTATAATATGCCTTTTGCTCCTTTGGTTGGGATTAATGGTCATGGGAGAACTGTGGTTTTTGGATATGCATTGCTAGAAAATCAAACTGCAGAAACTTTCTCTTGGCTATTTAATGTACTGCTGGAAGTAATGGATGGTAGAAGACCAGAAATTATAATTACAGATCAAGATGCTGCTATGAAGAAGGCAATATTTGAAGTTTTTGGGACAGAAGTTCATAGAAATTGCTTTTGGCATATCATGAGGAATGCTAGAGAGAATCTTGGAACCTTATTGAAAGACATAGAAAATCTCGGAAAAAGAATTAGAGAAG CTTACTTCATGGACGTGTTCTGTCCATTCATCAAGACCACGGGTAGAAGTGAAAGCACCAATTCATCATTTAAGGATTATGTTTTGAGAAAGGATAGCATAGAAACATTCCTTCAGCAATGTGAGATATTTCAGGAGGAACAAGCTGAAATTGAGCGGAGGGACAGATTTGAATCAAATGTTCAGGAGCCGGTTTTTGCTTCTATGCAAATGATTGAGAGGCATGCTGCAGAGGTTTACACGGGAAGCATATATCTGAAATTTCAAAAAGAAGTTCACAATTCTGGAGCGTACTCTATTGAAGAGGTAGAAAAGGATGTGAAATATAATGTTCATAGGCTTATCCAGCATAAAGATATTGAGTTCTATAGGAAGACTTTTACAATTGAAGTTGACCAGAACTACAATTCATTCAATTGTATTTGCAAAAAGTACAACATGGATGGGATAGTTTGCTGCCATGTGCTCAGGTTATTTACACAGCTTGGTATCCACAAAATTCCAGATAACTACATCAAGCAAAGATGGACTAAAAGCTATTTGGAAGAAGAATTGAAAAGGCATAAGCTTAAAGGACTTGAACAAATAGTAGATTGTGGAGATGACCCAATATTTAGGCATGCTATGATGATGAATTCCTTGTCGGAAATGTGCTCGAAAGTTTGCAAAGATTCTGAAAGAAGTGAGAAGTTTATGAAGGAAGTTCAAATGATTTTTGACAGAATGGAATGTGAAGAAAATGCTTCTCAATCAACTGATTTAGTTGTGTACAAAGACCCAGCAATTGTAGAAGCTGTTAGTGTCGATAAGGGCCACAGGTTGTGTCGGCCGGCTGAGAAAAGTTCAATGCAAAAAATTCAAAAGGAGAAGGCAGCCAAGGAGAAGGCGGCAAAAATGAAGGAGAATGCTACTCCCAAGAAAAAGCAGATCAGCAAGCAGCCtccaaaaaaaaaggcaagACAGAAGCAAATGCTAGTGAAGTAG
- the LOC120711528 gene encoding anthocyanin 5-aromatic acyltransferase-like translates to MDYDFSQRFRLGRRTFYLAADDIRSLKHRIDALAAAADAAAGDSATTTTTKKKKPVSTFVALAALGWTAFVRAKGLAAGGDTYLVFLADLRARLDPPVGDGYLGNCIKGCLATADAGDLLGGDRGLLGACRAIQAAVAEMEAAPLAGTERWLQRMMTLPFQRLCNVVASPRFRVYKASDFGFGRPARVELVSMNHDGEMVLVGGREDGEVQVSVSLDPARMEEFRAHVLGHRSAAPAAAS, encoded by the coding sequence ATGGACTACGACTTCAGCCAGCGCTTCCGGCTGGGGCGGCGCACCTtctacctcgccgccgacgacatCCGGTCCCTGAAGCACCGCATcgacgcgctcgccgccgccgccgatgctgccgccggcgacagcgccaccaccaccaccaccaagaagaagaagccggTGTCGACGTTCGTGGCGCTGGCGGCGCTGGGCTGGACGGCGTTCGTGCGCGCCAAGGGTCTCGCCGCCGGGGGCGACACGTACCTGGTCTTCCTGGCGGACCTGCGCGCGCGGCTGGACCCGCCCGTGGGCGACGGCTACCTCGGCAACTGCATCAAGGGGTGCCTGGCGACGGCCGACGCCGGGGACCTcctcggcggcgaccgcgggctCCTGGGCGCGTGCAGGGCCAtccaggcggcggtggcggagatggaggcggcgccgcTGGCCGGCACGGAGCGGTGGCTCCAGAGGATGATGACCCTGCCATTCCAGCGGCTGTGCAACGTGGTGGCGAGCCCGCGGTTCCGCGTGTACAAGGCGTCGGACTTCGGGTtcgggcggccggcgcgcgtggagcttgTGTCCATGAACCACGACGGGGAGATGGTGCTCGTCGGCGGGAGGGAGGACGGCGAGGTGCAGGTGTCCGTGTCGCTGGACCCCGCGCGCATGGAGGAGTTCAGGGCGCACGTCCTCGGCCACCGCTCcgccgctccggcggcggcgagctga
- the LOC120713886 gene encoding uncharacterized protein LOC120713886 isoform X2: MAVFVQYFNDDHKLNTENIYDRNKVAFTPFLVEKLMLDAKTYIPESNEPELTRINEQMDIANADLVINFQRTCKVAEIFDRDLQNYELQVPRCPKHSNSPFQKFDSGIFAMLLMYNWNGSVIKIFDHTEATKFRKLIAYKLMNSDLNEAAIKNNQTEDQPLYLLFHPPTEILLFGIAVAIKICVKTNVICTQVKLGFFLRVV, from the exons ATGGCAGTTTTTGTGCAATACTTCAATGATGATCACAAGCTTAATACTGAAAACATTTATGATCGTAACAAAGTTGCTTTCACACCTTTTTTAGTG gaaaaactcatgcttgatgctaAGACATATATTCCAGAGTCCAATGAGCCAGAACTGACAAGGATCAATGAACAAATGGACATCGCAAATGCTGATCTG GTTATCAATTTCCAAAGAACTTGCAAAGTTGCTGAAATTTTTGACAGAGACTTGCAGAATTATGAATTACAAGTTCCAAGATGTCCAAAGCACTCCAACTCACCATTTCAAAA GTTTGATTCAGGCATCTTTGCTATGCTGCTTATGTACAACTGGAATGGTTCGGTGATTAAGATATTTGACCAC ACTGAAGCAACTAAATTCAGGAAGCTCATCgcttacaagttgatgaattcaGATCTTAATGAAGCTGCAATAAAGAACAACCAAACCGAAGATCAGCCTTTATATCTTCTATTCCATCCCCCTACAGAAATTTTGCTTTTTGGGATAGCTGTagcaatcaaaatatgtgtCAAAACTAATGTAATCTGTACCCAAGTTAAACTTGGATTTTTTTTGAGGGTGGTATAA